One region of Flavobacterium pisciphilum genomic DNA includes:
- a CDS encoding ATP-dependent Clp protease adaptor ClpS, which translates to MSTKEKVREKVREKEAISFNNEIIVYNDDVNTFDHVIETLIRVCNHTPEQAEQCSLIVHYNGKCTVKTGPMDKLKPQCTQLLEAGLSAEII; encoded by the coding sequence ATGAGTACTAAAGAAAAAGTAAGAGAAAAAGTTCGGGAAAAGGAAGCAATATCTTTTAACAACGAAATCATTGTGTATAATGATGATGTAAATACTTTTGATCATGTAATAGAAACCTTAATTCGCGTGTGCAATCATACACCCGAACAAGCAGAACAATGTTCTTTAATTGTTCATTACAACGGAAAATGTACCGTAAAAACGGGACCGATGGATAAGTTAAAGCCACAATGCACCCAACTTCTGGAAGCTGGGTTAAGTGCAGAGATAATCTAA
- the prmA gene encoding 50S ribosomal protein L11 methyltransferase, translating into MSNIYIGYHFTIEPKELGSEILIAELGEKAFESFTETETGISAFVQKDLWDETILEDIHILQSDEFKIEYTFEEIEQVNWNEEWEKNFEPIDVDGNCHVRAPFHPKTNAEFDIVIEPKMSFGTGHHETTHMMIQHLLEMDVNGMKTLDMGCGTAILAILAEMKGAQPIDAIDIDNWCYLNSIENAERNNCKHISVYEGDAALLAGKKYDLIIANINRNILLNDMQSYVDCLNPKGTLLLSGFYEEDIPYIDASCTEKGLEYVKKFQRNNWVSLKYVNL; encoded by the coding sequence ATGTCAAACATTTATATCGGGTATCACTTTACAATTGAACCTAAAGAATTAGGATCAGAAATACTAATTGCCGAATTAGGCGAGAAAGCTTTTGAGAGTTTTACCGAAACCGAAACTGGAATTTCTGCTTTTGTACAAAAAGATTTATGGGACGAAACGATTCTAGAAGATATTCATATTTTGCAATCGGATGAATTTAAGATTGAATATACATTCGAAGAAATTGAGCAAGTAAATTGGAATGAAGAATGGGAAAAAAACTTCGAGCCTATTGATGTTGATGGAAACTGTCATGTTCGTGCTCCATTTCATCCAAAAACAAATGCTGAGTTTGACATTGTAATCGAACCAAAAATGAGCTTTGGAACTGGACATCATGAAACAACTCACATGATGATTCAGCATCTATTAGAGATGGATGTTAATGGAATGAAAACCTTAGATATGGGTTGTGGAACTGCTATACTTGCTATTCTTGCCGAAATGAAAGGCGCTCAACCTATTGACGCAATCGACATTGATAATTGGTGCTATTTAAACTCTATAGAAAATGCTGAACGCAATAATTGCAAACATATCAGCGTTTATGAAGGTGACGCAGCATTATTGGCAGGTAAAAAATACGATTTGATTATTGCTAATATCAACCGTAATATTTTACTAAATGATATGCAAAGTTATGTTGATTGCCTGAACCCAAAAGGGACTTTATTATTAAGTGGCTTTTATGAAGAAGACATTCCTTACATCGATGCTTCTTGCACTGAAAAAGGATTGGAATATGTTAAAAAATTTCAAAGAAATAATTGGGTTTCTTTAAAATATGTAAATTTGTAG
- a CDS encoding DUF349 domain-containing protein: MLEEKNDNLQEADGKLEIESANSTENNQTVSVEINESEAETVVAESENTITSSEEELSDKETVAETQNQKALDAITNSNAEESEDETLKERHDLPMHDYNTFSLDELVAELKKLVSSDKVMSVKEHIEEIKKSFLLQYNHLIEEKREEFNAENQDPNEEFQYHSPLKTKFDEYYNIFRDHRNAHFKSLQTNLKSNLENRLAIVEELKELINPQENIKDTLKHFNELRERWKNAGSIPKDKYNHVWNNYHFHVENFYDYLHLDREARDLDFKHNLEQKQKIVARVEELVNEADVSKAFRELQDLHRIWKEDIGPVSKEHRDEIWNKFSELTKKIHDKREVLFENIRGTELENLEVKKNIISQIETLATEKVNTHSLWLQQIEKVEALRSAFFAAGKVPSDVNEATWSAFKTAVRNFNTFKNSFYKDIKKDQNDNLNKKMALVAKAKELQESTDYESTTPIMKKIQEEWKQIGHVPRKYSDKIWKEFKDACNSYFDKLKEHKNEENGDEVAAFDNKKAYLETIREFQLTGDHKTDLDAIKLHIETWKGFGKVPFPRRHIEGKFNKILDALFEKLSLSKKETEMIRFSNRIDNLSESNDTRKLDNEKIFLMRKIEEVQNEIFQLENNIQFFTNTKNAKKENSIVLEVRKNIALHKESLDVWKEKLHQLRNLDNNN, from the coding sequence ATGTTAGAAGAAAAGAATGATAACCTGCAAGAGGCAGATGGAAAATTAGAAATTGAATCTGCAAATTCTACTGAAAACAATCAAACTGTTTCAGTTGAAATTAATGAAAGTGAAGCGGAAACCGTTGTAGCTGAATCTGAAAACACAATAACTTCTTCTGAAGAAGAATTGTCAGATAAAGAAACTGTTGCCGAGACTCAAAATCAGAAAGCATTAGATGCAATAACCAATTCTAATGCCGAAGAAAGTGAAGATGAAACGCTAAAAGAGCGTCATGACCTTCCAATGCATGATTATAATACTTTTTCGCTAGACGAGTTAGTTGCAGAACTAAAAAAATTAGTTTCGTCAGATAAAGTTATGTCTGTAAAAGAGCATATTGAAGAGATTAAAAAATCGTTTTTGCTTCAGTACAATCATCTTATCGAAGAAAAAAGAGAAGAATTCAATGCTGAAAATCAAGATCCAAACGAAGAATTTCAATATCATTCTCCATTAAAAACAAAATTTGATGAATATTACAATATATTCAGAGACCATAGAAATGCACACTTTAAAAGTCTACAAACCAATCTAAAATCAAATTTAGAAAACAGATTGGCTATTGTTGAGGAATTAAAAGAGCTTATTAATCCGCAAGAAAACATAAAAGACACTCTTAAGCACTTTAATGAATTAAGAGAAAGATGGAAAAATGCAGGTTCAATTCCAAAAGATAAATACAATCACGTATGGAATAACTACCATTTTCATGTTGAGAACTTTTATGATTATCTACATTTAGATCGTGAAGCTAGAGATTTAGATTTTAAACACAATCTAGAACAAAAACAAAAAATTGTTGCTCGCGTAGAAGAATTAGTAAACGAAGCTGATGTAAGTAAAGCATTTAGAGAACTACAAGATTTACATAGAATCTGGAAAGAAGATATCGGTCCCGTTTCTAAAGAACATCGTGATGAAATATGGAATAAGTTTAGTGAATTAACTAAAAAAATCCATGATAAACGTGAAGTTTTGTTCGAAAACATTAGAGGTACAGAACTTGAAAATCTAGAAGTTAAGAAAAACATCATTTCACAAATTGAAACTCTTGCTACCGAGAAAGTGAATACACACTCTTTATGGTTGCAACAAATAGAAAAAGTAGAAGCGTTACGTTCTGCATTTTTTGCAGCTGGAAAAGTTCCTTCAGATGTAAACGAAGCTACTTGGAGTGCATTTAAAACTGCCGTTAGAAATTTTAATACTTTTAAAAATTCATTTTACAAAGACATTAAAAAAGACCAAAACGACAATTTAAATAAAAAAATGGCTCTAGTTGCCAAAGCCAAAGAATTACAAGAAAGTACCGATTATGAATCGACTACTCCAATAATGAAGAAAATTCAGGAAGAGTGGAAACAAATTGGTCATGTTCCTAGAAAATATTCAGATAAAATCTGGAAAGAATTTAAAGATGCTTGTAATAGTTATTTTGATAAACTAAAAGAGCACAAAAACGAAGAGAATGGTGATGAAGTAGCTGCATTTGACAACAAAAAAGCCTACTTAGAAACTATCAGAGAATTTCAACTTACTGGTGACCATAAAACCGATCTTGATGCTATTAAATTACACATCGAGACATGGAAAGGCTTCGGAAAAGTACCCTTCCCTAGACGTCATATCGAAGGTAAATTCAATAAAATTCTAGATGCTCTTTTTGAAAAATTAAGTCTAAGCAAAAAGGAAACAGAAATGATTCGTTTTTCAAACAGAATTGATAATTTATCAGAAAGCAACGATACTAGAAAATTAGACAATGAGAAAATTTTCTTAATGCGTAAAATTGAAGAAGTTCAAAATGAAATTTTCCAATTAGAGAATAACATTCAGTTCTTTACCAATACAAAAAATGCAAAAAAAGAAAATTCAATCGTTCTAGAAGTTCGCAAAAACATTGCGCTACACAAAGAAAGTCTTGACGTTTGGAAAGAAAAATTACACCAATTAAGAAATTTAGATAACAACAACTAA
- a CDS encoding glycoside hydrolase family 1 protein encodes MNVYLKVLVVIAILYLLIIIYLSTKYPLTNWDWSQKNTSNLNFPKNFHWGTATAAHQVEGGHTNNNWSWWENQKDQNGKPRIDNHDKAGLATDHWNLYPKDIELMEELGVNAYRFSLSWSKINPEEGKFDSDAIQHYSNVIDSLLAKKITPNITLHHFEEPLWFMNKDGFEKEENIAYFLLFVKIVFKKYSNRVTYWTTFNEINVYTNLAFMSDIFPPGKKNSKIAGRVLKNILIAHTQAYKMMKKLPNGKESQIGIVKDIFFFEPKNRWSLLDWMGALVANDNFNNSSLNFFETGKYHFGVPFQANENYFDKDAPNTIDFMGLNYYSHYATTFKFIEHEKMFSPVAGEEMTDMDYTVYPEGIYRAIKRMSRIKKPIIITETGIADAKDNRRGLFIERELYAISEAIKDGYDVRGYYYWSLIDNFEWSLGYAKKFGLYAVNLKTQERKLKDGGKHYQAIVKRFSNKK; translated from the coding sequence ATGAATGTATATTTAAAAGTACTAGTTGTTATTGCAATACTATACCTGCTCATAATTATTTACCTTTCTACAAAATACCCATTAACAAACTGGGATTGGTCTCAAAAAAATACTTCCAACTTAAATTTTCCTAAAAACTTTCATTGGGGAACCGCTACAGCAGCACATCAAGTCGAAGGAGGTCACACAAATAACAACTGGTCATGGTGGGAAAACCAGAAAGACCAAAATGGCAAACCACGAATTGATAACCATGACAAAGCAGGACTTGCTACAGATCATTGGAATCTATATCCAAAAGACATAGAACTAATGGAAGAGCTAGGTGTAAATGCTTATCGCTTCTCTTTATCATGGAGCAAAATAAACCCCGAGGAAGGTAAATTCGATTCCGATGCTATTCAGCATTACTCAAATGTAATTGATAGCTTATTGGCTAAAAAAATCACCCCAAACATTACATTACATCATTTCGAAGAACCACTGTGGTTTATGAACAAAGACGGATTTGAAAAAGAAGAAAACATTGCTTACTTTCTATTATTCGTAAAAATTGTATTCAAAAAATACAGCAATCGAGTTACGTATTGGACAACATTTAATGAAATTAATGTTTACACAAATCTAGCATTCATGTCAGATATTTTTCCTCCAGGTAAAAAGAATTCTAAGATTGCTGGAAGAGTCTTAAAAAACATACTAATTGCCCACACACAAGCCTACAAAATGATGAAGAAATTACCAAATGGTAAGGAGTCACAAATAGGCATCGTAAAAGACATTTTCTTCTTTGAACCCAAAAACAGATGGAGCCTACTTGATTGGATGGGAGCCTTGGTAGCCAATGATAATTTTAACAATTCGTCATTAAACTTTTTCGAAACTGGGAAATATCATTTTGGAGTTCCATTTCAAGCCAATGAAAATTATTTTGATAAAGATGCCCCCAACACTATAGACTTCATGGGGCTAAATTATTACTCTCACTATGCTACTACATTTAAATTCATCGAACATGAAAAAATGTTTTCACCAGTAGCAGGCGAAGAAATGACTGATATGGATTATACGGTTTATCCCGAAGGGATATACAGAGCAATTAAACGAATGTCTCGAATCAAAAAACCCATTATAATTACCGAAACAGGTATTGCCGATGCCAAAGACAACAGACGAGGGCTATTTATAGAAAGAGAATTATACGCCATATCTGAAGCTATAAAAGACGGATATGATGTGAGAGGGTATTATTATTGGTCCTTAATTGATAATTTTGAGTGGAGTTTAGGTTATGCAAAAAAATTTGGATTATACGCTGTAAACCTTAAAACACAGGAAAGAAAACTAAAAGACGGAGGCAAACATTATCAGGCAATTGTAAAACGATTTTCAAATAAAAAATAG
- a CDS encoding shikimate dehydrogenase family protein translates to MIHILKRRFGLLGKNISYSFSKGYFTEKFSDEHFKGCSYENFDIPEINHFTTLTKNNPDLKGLNVTIPYKQQVLPFLDKLSKKATLIGAVNTIRFTKKGKLKGYNTDYYGFKKSLKPLLKPHHKKALILGTGGASKAVAYALDELGILYTFVSREAKEDCIDYNLINATTFDNYQIIINSTPVGTSPNIEACPAIPYEFFTKRHIAYDLIYNPEETTFLKKAKENGATIKNGYDMLIFQAEKAWKIWNK, encoded by the coding sequence ATGATTCATATTTTAAAAAGGCGTTTCGGTTTGTTAGGAAAAAACATTAGTTATTCTTTTTCGAAAGGTTATTTTACCGAAAAATTCAGCGACGAACATTTTAAAGGATGTAGTTATGAAAATTTTGATATTCCAGAAATTAACCATTTTACAACGTTAACGAAAAACAATCCGGATTTAAAAGGATTAAATGTAACAATACCCTACAAACAACAAGTATTACCCTTTTTAGATAAACTATCAAAAAAAGCTACATTAATCGGTGCTGTAAACACTATTAGATTCACCAAAAAAGGAAAACTAAAAGGATACAACACCGATTACTATGGTTTTAAAAAATCATTGAAACCTTTATTGAAACCACACCACAAGAAAGCTTTAATTCTTGGTACAGGAGGTGCTTCAAAAGCAGTCGCTTATGCTTTGGATGAATTAGGTATATTATACACGTTTGTTTCACGCGAGGCAAAAGAGGATTGTATTGATTACAATCTAATCAATGCTACAACTTTTGATAACTACCAAATTATAATCAATAGTACACCTGTTGGCACTAGCCCAAACATCGAGGCTTGTCCAGCAATTCCGTATGAGTTTTTCACAAAAAGACACATTGCTTACGATTTAATATACAATCCAGAAGAAACAACATTTCTTAAAAAAGCTAAAGAAAACGGAGCAACCATAAAAAACGGATATGATATGCTTATTTTCCAAGCCGAAAAAGCATGGAAAATCTGGAATAAATAA
- a CDS encoding tetratricopeptide repeat protein yields the protein MQLSNEEEDYNLSLSKFESMLKTNKVLFFDSEEFEEIILHYLDIGKANLAKKALKLALDQHPKSTGLKLVQVEMLVYDDKLEIAEKLLNELYAIEPNNEEIYIQKANIYSKRDQHEKAVELLKIALEYTDDFADVYNLIGMEYLFMDNLEMAKENFIKCLEEDLEDQSALYNVVYCFEFLDQNQEAITYLNKYINKNPYSEIAWHQLGRLHYGIKEYESAIRAFDYATLIDDEFLGAFMERAKAFERLKKYAEAIESYNRTIELDDATSYALLRIGKCYEKLGNKALALKYYNKTVHEDPLLDKGWIAITDFYVRQKNYQKALFFVNKALAIDNQNRLYWKRYATINKQMNFFEEAEFGYRKAVEFGDYSLDTWLFWVDILQFLGEFESAIQTLLQASEYFPEENEIEYRLAGLYFMIQDNTKAKFHLSNGLRLKFDNYILIEDLFPVVWTKKMVQNYITKHKKQ from the coding sequence ATGCAATTAAGCAACGAAGAAGAAGATTATAACCTATCCCTATCCAAATTTGAGTCAATGTTAAAAACTAACAAAGTACTCTTTTTTGATTCAGAAGAATTCGAAGAGATTATCCTTCATTATCTGGACATAGGCAAGGCTAATTTAGCAAAGAAAGCCTTAAAACTTGCATTAGACCAACATCCAAAATCTACAGGCTTAAAATTAGTACAAGTAGAGATGCTAGTGTATGACGACAAACTCGAAATAGCTGAAAAGCTTTTAAATGAGTTGTACGCAATCGAACCCAACAACGAAGAAATTTACATCCAGAAAGCAAACATCTATTCTAAAAGAGACCAACACGAAAAAGCAGTCGAACTGCTTAAAATCGCTTTGGAATATACCGATGATTTTGCCGATGTGTACAATTTAATCGGTATGGAATATCTTTTTATGGACAATCTTGAAATGGCAAAAGAGAACTTTATCAAATGTCTAGAAGAAGATTTGGAAGACCAATCGGCCTTATACAATGTAGTTTATTGTTTTGAGTTTTTAGACCAAAATCAAGAAGCTATTACCTATTTAAACAAGTATATAAACAAAAACCCATATAGTGAAATCGCTTGGCACCAGCTAGGTCGTTTGCATTATGGCATAAAAGAATATGAGAGCGCAATACGTGCTTTTGATTATGCTACCCTAATCGACGATGAGTTTCTTGGTGCTTTCATGGAAAGAGCCAAAGCATTCGAACGTTTAAAAAAATATGCCGAAGCAATAGAAAGCTACAATCGTACCATCGAACTCGATGATGCAACTTCGTATGCACTATTGAGAATAGGAAAATGTTACGAAAAACTTGGAAACAAAGCATTAGCATTAAAATATTACAATAAAACCGTTCATGAAGATCCTCTTTTAGATAAAGGATGGATAGCCATAACCGATTTTTATGTACGCCAGAAAAACTATCAAAAAGCATTGTTTTTTGTCAACAAAGCATTAGCAATAGACAATCAAAATCGTTTGTATTGGAAACGTTATGCAACAATAAACAAACAAATGAACTTTTTTGAAGAAGCAGAGTTTGGCTACCGAAAAGCAGTAGAGTTTGGTGATTATTCACTTGACACGTGGTTGTTTTGGGTAGATATACTTCAGTTTTTGGGCGAGTTTGAAAGTGCTATACAAACCTTATTACAAGCATCAGAATATTTCCCAGAAGAAAACGAAATCGAATACCGTTTGGCTGGATTATATTTCATGATACAGGATAACACAAAAGCTAAATTCCATTTAAGTAATGGATTGCGATTAAAATTCGATAATTACATATTAATCGAAGACTTATTCCCTGTAGTTTGGACAAAAAAAATGGTACAAAACTATATTACAAAACATAAAAAACAATAA
- a CDS encoding aspartate aminotransferase family protein, whose amino-acid sequence MNPDFIKYQAQTSPYPLGMEVSHAIGSYIYDTNNKKYLDFVAGVSACTLGHQHPRVNQAIKDQLDKYSHVMVYGEYSQSPAVEYCKLMASLLPESLNKTYLVNSGTEAIEGALKLARRTTGRSQLISCYNAYHGNTMGSMSVMGFEERKQAFRPLIPDVDFITFNSEEDLQKITTKTAGIILETIQGGAGFIEPHDNFLQKVRKRCDEVGAMMIVDEIQPGFGRTGKLFGFQNYDVVPDIVVMGKGMGGGMPVGAFTASAEKMDLLTENPKLGHITTFGGHPVIASACLATLKEITETNLMPETLEKEKLIRSLLVHPLIKEVRGRGLMLAAMTESAEITNEVILSCQDKGLILFWLLFEGCAIRITPPLTISEEEIREGCATILNVMDEIINKKNN is encoded by the coding sequence ATGAATCCCGATTTTATAAAATACCAAGCACAAACATCACCATATCCATTAGGAATGGAAGTTTCACACGCTATAGGATCTTACATATACGATACCAATAATAAAAAATATTTAGATTTTGTAGCAGGTGTATCAGCCTGTACCCTTGGACACCAACATCCGAGAGTAAATCAAGCAATAAAAGACCAACTAGACAAATATTCGCACGTAATGGTCTACGGAGAGTATTCACAAAGCCCAGCGGTAGAATATTGTAAACTAATGGCTTCTCTCCTACCAGAATCATTAAATAAAACCTATTTAGTAAATTCAGGAACCGAAGCAATTGAAGGTGCATTAAAACTAGCCCGAAGAACAACAGGACGCAGTCAGTTAATATCGTGTTATAATGCCTATCACGGTAACACAATGGGCTCAATGAGTGTTATGGGATTCGAAGAGCGCAAACAAGCCTTTAGACCTTTAATTCCAGATGTAGATTTTATAACCTTCAATAGCGAAGAAGATTTACAAAAAATAACTACCAAAACAGCCGGAATTATTTTAGAAACAATTCAAGGAGGAGCAGGATTTATAGAGCCACACGATAACTTTTTACAAAAAGTACGCAAACGCTGTGACGAAGTTGGAGCTATGATGATAGTCGACGAAATCCAGCCAGGATTTGGAAGAACCGGAAAACTATTCGGATTCCAGAATTACGATGTCGTTCCCGATATCGTCGTTATGGGAAAAGGAATGGGAGGCGGAATGCCAGTAGGCGCATTTACAGCATCAGCAGAAAAAATGGACTTGCTAACCGAAAACCCAAAACTCGGTCATATAACCACATTTGGAGGACACCCTGTCATTGCGTCAGCCTGTTTGGCGACTTTGAAAGAAATTACTGAAACAAACCTAATGCCTGAAACATTAGAAAAAGAAAAACTAATTAGATCACTTTTGGTACATCCTTTGATTAAGGAAGTTAGAGGAAGAGGATTAATGCTTGCAGCCATGACAGAAAGTGCCGAAATAACAAACGAAGTTATTTTAAGCTGTCAGGACAAAGGGCTTATTTTATTTTGGTTACTGTTTGAAGGATGTGCGATACGCATTACACCTCCGTTAACAATTTCAGAAGAAGAAATAAGAGAAGGTTGCGCCACAATCCTAAATGTAATGGATGAAATAATAAACAAAAAGAATAATTAG
- a CDS encoding OstA-like protein, with protein sequence MKKSLFFIYSCLLILSVNLGIAQAPKIINIEHSDFVDRNEIEMPGAVLLTGNVKVNHDGVVLTCNKAYLFEGENYLKAFGNVQIVQGDTLFLNSKYAEYSGNSKKAFATGNPVMSSPDATLQTDTINFDRNIQEVYYNSKGTIVNRENTLESKSGRYYVAEKKFKFLTAVTVTNPKCIIKSNHLDYYSNSGHSYLFGPSTITSKTDFIYTEKGFYDTKKNLAHFLRKSYIRYEDRLIEGDSLYYDRNKDFASATRNVKITDSINRGIVKGHYAEIYKQKDSMFVTKRAVAINFVENDSVYIHGKRLMVTGKEGDRIIRAFNNVRFFKTDMSGKCDSIHSSSRTALTKLIGNPILWNGESQITGDIMHLIGDNNTKKLDSLKVLNNTFIISKDTLGTGYNQVKGLNLYGKFKEGKLHDVDVIKNTEVVYYMRNDAQELIGINKNVSSKINLILENNAIETITFFNQVDGDIFPEAELPENARKLRGMNWRGEEKIKSKDDIFTAEENELNDKLVEEGKIENAKENVPMKIRKETLDYDKKKPSKKTVKAKK encoded by the coding sequence TTGAAGAAATCACTCTTTTTCATATATAGCTGCTTGCTCATTTTAAGTGTAAATTTAGGAATAGCACAGGCTCCAAAAATTATCAACATCGAACATTCAGATTTTGTAGATAGAAACGAAATCGAAATGCCGGGCGCTGTTTTACTTACCGGAAATGTAAAAGTAAATCACGATGGTGTTGTTTTAACATGTAACAAAGCTTATTTGTTTGAAGGAGAAAACTACCTAAAAGCATTTGGAAATGTACAAATCGTACAAGGTGACACCTTATTTCTAAACAGTAAATATGCTGAATATAGTGGTAATTCAAAAAAAGCGTTTGCAACAGGAAATCCTGTTATGAGTTCACCAGACGCAACATTACAAACTGACACCATTAACTTCGACAGGAATATCCAAGAAGTATACTATAATTCCAAAGGAACCATTGTAAACAGAGAAAATACTTTAGAAAGTAAATCTGGGAGATATTATGTAGCAGAAAAAAAGTTTAAATTCTTAACTGCAGTTACAGTTACCAATCCTAAATGTATTATAAAATCAAATCATCTGGATTATTACAGTAATTCTGGACATTCCTATTTGTTTGGACCATCAACAATTACTAGTAAAACCGATTTTATCTATACAGAAAAAGGGTTTTACGACACCAAAAAGAATCTAGCCCATTTTCTCAGAAAATCATACATCCGCTATGAAGATCGGTTGATTGAAGGAGATAGTTTGTACTACGACCGAAACAAAGATTTTGCTTCGGCAACGCGAAATGTAAAAATTACCGACTCAATAAATCGAGGAATTGTAAAAGGGCATTATGCTGAAATATACAAACAAAAAGATTCTATGTTTGTAACTAAGAGAGCCGTAGCGATAAACTTTGTCGAGAACGATTCGGTTTACATACACGGAAAAAGACTAATGGTTACAGGAAAAGAAGGCGATCGTATTATACGAGCCTTTAATAATGTTCGATTTTTTAAAACAGATATGAGCGGAAAATGCGATTCGATACATTCAAGTAGCCGAACGGCTTTAACCAAACTAATAGGAAACCCAATACTCTGGAATGGCGAAAGTCAGATTACAGGAGATATCATGCACCTTATTGGTGACAACAACACCAAAAAACTCGACTCGCTAAAAGTCCTCAATAATACCTTTATCATCTCCAAGGATACCTTGGGAACCGGCTATAATCAAGTCAAGGGATTAAATTTATATGGAAAATTTAAAGAAGGAAAACTACACGATGTCGATGTAATAAAGAATACAGAAGTTGTTTATTATATGCGTAATGATGCCCAAGAACTCATAGGAATCAATAAAAACGTAAGTAGTAAAATCAATCTTATACTCGAAAATAATGCTATCGAAACCATTACATTCTTCAATCAGGTCGATGGAGATATCTTTCCAGAAGCCGAATTACCCGAAAATGCACGGAAACTGCGAGGGATGAATTGGAGAGGAGAAGAAAAAATTAAGTCAAAAGACGATATATTCACTGCCGAAGAAAACGAACTCAATGATAAATTAGTCGAAGAAGGCAAAATTGAGAATGCCAAAGAAAATGTTCCTATGAAAATAAGGAAAGAAACACTTGATTACGACAAAAAGAAACCTTCAAAAAAGACAGTAAAGGCTAAAAAATAG